The following coding sequences lie in one Sorghum bicolor cultivar BTx623 chromosome 6, Sorghum_bicolor_NCBIv3, whole genome shotgun sequence genomic window:
- the LOC8068505 gene encoding probable receptor-like serine/threonine-protein kinase At5g57670: MNYLRSRSLKRLLSLGRRSNADECAEECVDVDPPPNKPTWRCFSYEELDHATNGFHKDNMVGKGGYGEVYRGVLDDGRAVAVKRLAPTAAADEKKEKDFLTELGTVGHVRHPNVSALLGCCVDRGLHLVFDFSTRGSVSANLHDLKLPAMSWKQRHGIAVGTARGLRYLHKGCARRIIHRDIKASNILLTADYEPQISDFGLARWLPSEWTHHAIAPIEGTFGCLAPEYFTHGIVDEKTDVFAFGVFLLELISGRKPVDGSHKSLIAWAKPYLSDGVVQGLVDPRLGDSYDAGQLRRLMFVASLCVRAAAVWRPTMTQVLELLESGEISQDQWQMPEKEEQDELWDFDDLDDFEDDDDDNYDDESDSPSISSSACSIHPND; the protein is encoded by the exons ATGAATTACCTCCGGAGCCGGAGCCTGAAGCGGCTCCTGTCCCTCGGCCGCCGGAGCAACGCCGACGAGTGCGCCGAGGAGTGCGTCGACGTCGACCCGCCGCCCAATAAGCCCACCTGGAGGTGCTTCTCCTACGAGGAGCTCGACCACGCCACCAATGGCTTCCACAAAG ACAACATGGTGGGCAAGGGCGGGTACGGCGAGGTCTACCGCGGGGTCCTCGACGACGGCCGCGCCGTCGCCGTGAAGCGCCTGGCGCCCACGGCCGCGGCGgacgagaagaaggagaaggactTCCTCACGGAGCTGGGCACGGTGGGACACGTCCGCCACCCCAACGTGTCCGCGCTCCTGGGATGCTGCGTCGACCGCGGCCTCCACCTCGTCTTCGACTTCTCCACACGCGGCTCCGTCTCCGCCAACCTCCACG ACCTGAAGCTGCCGGCCATGTCGTGGAAGCAGCGGCACGGGATCGCCGTCGGCACCGCGCGCGGGCTGCGCTACCTCCACAAGGGCTGCGCGCGCAGGATCATCCACCGCGACATCAAGGCGTCCAACATCCTCCTCACCGCCGACTACGAGCCTCAGATTTCGGACTTCGGCCTCGCGCGCTGGTTGCCGTCGGAGTGGACGCACCACGCCATCGCGCCCATCGAGGGCACCTTCGG GTGCCTGGCGCCGGAGTACTTCACGCACGGCATCGTGGACGAGAAGACGGACGTGTTCGCCTTCGGCGTCTTCCTCCTCGAGCTCATCTCCGGCCGGAAGCCGGTGGACGGCTCCCACAAGAGCCTCATCGCGTGG GCCAAGCCTTACCTTAGCGACGGCGTCGTGCAAGGGCTCGTGGACCCGCGGCTCGGCGACAGCTACGACGCCGGGCAGCTGAGGCGGCTCATGTTCGTCGCGTCCCTCTGCGTCAGGGCCGCCGCGGTGTGGCGCCCGACCATGACACAG GTGCTTGAGTTATTGGAGTCCGGTGAGATTTCTCAAGATCAATGGCAGATGCCCGAGAAGGAGGAGCAAGACGAGCTGTGGGACTTTGACGATCTCGACGACttcgaggacgacgacgatgacaaCTACGACGATGAATCCGAttccccctcgatctcctcgtcGGCGTGCAGCATCCACCCCAATGATTAG
- the LOC110436531 gene encoding COP9 signalosome complex subunit 5a-like yields the protein MEPTSSASIARQTWELENNIPAAATDPDAMDAIYRYDDSVQARAQQEKPWANDPHHFRRTKISALALLKMVVHARAGGTIEVMGLMQGKCEGDAIIVMDAFALPVEGTETRVNAQADAYEYMVEYSTINKQAGRLENVVGWYHSHPGYGCWLSGIDVSTQMLNQQFTEPFLAVVIDPTRTVSAGKVEIGAFRTYPKDYKPPDEPVSEYQTIPLNKIEDFGVHCKSYYALDITYFKSSLDSHLLDLLWNKYWVNTLSSSPLLGNRDYVAGQIFDLADKLEQAEGQLAHSRFGGMIMPSQRKKEQEESPLAKVTRDSSKITAEQVHGLMSQVIKDILFNSVHPSIKASTSAPDSSSAPDSSSAPDSSGPEPMVEA from the exons ATGGAGCCCACCTCGTCGGCGTCGATCGCGCGGCAGACGTGGGAGCTGGAGAATAACATCCCCGCGGCGGCCACCGACCCGGACGCGATGGACGCGATCTACCGCTACGACGACTCGGTGCAGGCGAGAGCGCAGCAGGAGAAGCCCTGGGCCAACGACCCGCACCACTTCCGCCGCACCAAGATCTCCGCGCTCGCGCTGCTCAAGATGGTCGTCCACGCCCGCGCCGGGGGCACCATCGAGGTCATGGGGCTCATGCAGGGCAAGTGCGAGGGCGACGCCATCATCGTCATGGACGCCTTCGCGCTCCCCGTCGAGGGCACCGAGACCAGGGTCAATGCCCAGGCCGATGCCTACGAGTACATGGTTGAGTACTCAACCATCAACAAGCAG GCTGGGAGGTTGGAGAATGTGGTTGGCTGGTATCACTCACACCCTGGTTATGGATGCTGGCTGTCAGGAATCGACGTGTCAACTCAGATGCTTAACCAACAATTCACAGAACCATTCTTGGCTGTTGTGATAGACCCCACAAGGACTGTTTCTGCTGGTAAAGTGGAGATTGGAGCTTTTAGGACATACCCAAAAGATTACAAGCCACCAGATGAGCCTGTGTCTGAGTACCAGACTATTCCACTCAACAAGATAGAAGATTTTGGAGTCCATTGCAAATCG TACTATGCTTTGGATATAACTTATTTCAAGTCATCCCTGGACTCTCACCTCCTTGATCTGCTCTGGAACAAATACTGGGTCAACACACTATCTTCATCACCACTTCTAGGCAACAGGGATTATGTTGCTGGGCAGATCTTTGATTTAG CTGATAAACTAGAGCAAGCTGAAGGCCAGCTGGCACACAGTCGATTTGGTGGTATGATTATGCCATCACAACGAAAGAAAGAG CAAGAGGAGTCTCCACTGGCTAAGGTAACACGAGATAGCTCCAAAATCACAGCTGAGCAGGTTCATGGTCTCATGTCACAG GTCATAAAAgacatcctcttcaactctgtcCACCCCTCAATCAAGGCAAGCACAAGTGCTCCAGATTCATCAAGTGCTCCGGATTCATCAAGTGCTCCAGATTCATCCGGTCCTGAGCCTATGGTTGAAGCCTAA